The Verrucomicrobiota bacterium genome includes the window AGGACCGCGACGTGCGCATCCTGCGCGAGACGGTGCGCACGAGCCTCAACCTCGAGATGGCCGCAAGCGACGAGATCATCGGTATCGCGCAGGGGATCCGGCCCGACGAGGCCTGCCTCGTGCCCGAGCGGCGTGAGGAGATCACCACCGAGGGCGGCCTCGATGTCGCCGGCAACACGGCAAAGGTCGCCGACGCCATCAAGCGCCTCAATGACACCGGCATCCTCGTCAGCCTCTTCATCACGCCCGACGAGGCACAGGTCGCCGCCGCCGCCAAGGCCGGCGCGCAGTTCATCGAGCTCCACACCGGCGCGTACGCCAACGCGCGTCCTGAAGCGAAGGCCCTGGGCGAACTCCAGCGGCTCATCAACGCGGCGACGCAGGCGCACGAGCTTGGACTGCGCGTCAACGCCGGCCACGGGCTGGACTACATCAACGTCCGCGCCATGTATCAGGTCCCGCACCTCGAGACGGTCAACATCGGCCACAGCATCATCTCGCGCGCCGTGCTCGTCGGCCTCGACCGCGCCGTGCGGGAGATGATCGCCCTGCTCGAACGACCGGCTTGAGCATCGGGGACACCAGACGAGGCGAATGAACCATGAAGATCGTCTCAGCACGACAGATGGCAGCGGGGCGGCCACGGCTCAGAGAAAGACACCCGCACGCTTTCCGTGGAAAGAACGGGTGATATGATGAAGATCGTTTCGGCTCGACAAATGGCCGCCTTAGACAAGGAAACCATCGAGCGCCGCGGCGTGCCCGGCCTCGAGCTGATGGAACGCGCCGGTACGGGCATCTTTCACGAAGTGCTCAAGGCGCTCGACTGGCTTGAGCCGATCGGGCAGGCCGGCCCCGAGCCCGGCGGGTCCCCCGCCGTCGTACTCTTTGCCGGCAAGGGCAATAACGGCGGCGACGCTTTCGTTGTCGCACGTCTGCTCCACGATGAGGGGATCAGGACGCTCACCGTCCTCGTCGGTGTGCGGCCCAACGAGCTTCAAGGCAACGCCCTGGAGAACTACAAGCGGCTCGCCGAGCTCAAGACCGACGTCGTCTCGGTGCGGTCCGCCGAGGATCTCGAAAGCCTGCGCGAACGCTGCATGTCCACCGGCCTCGTCGTCGACGGCCTGCTCGGCACCGGTCTGAGCGGCGTGCCGAAGGGAGTCATGGCTGAGGCAATCGGCTTCATCAACTCACTCGGCCTGCCTGTCGTGGCCGTCGACATCCCGTCGGGTATCAGCGGCGACTGCGGCGTCCCCGTGGGCGATGAGGGCCCGAGCGACTGCTATGTGCGAGCCGATCTGACCGTCACGA containing:
- a CDS encoding pyridoxine 5'-phosphate synthase, yielding MIRLGVNVDHVATVRQARRATEPDPVAAAAIVELAGAHGITVHLREDRRHIQDRDVRILRETVRTSLNLEMAASDEIIGIAQGIRPDEACLVPERREEITTEGGLDVAGNTAKVADAIKRLNDTGILVSLFITPDEAQVAAAAKAGAQFIELHTGAYANARPEAKALGELQRLINAATQAHELGLRVNAGHGLDYINVRAMYQVPHLETVNIGHSIISRAVLVGLDRAVREMIALLERPA